Sequence from the Pseudobdellovibrionaceae bacterium genome:
CTTACAACCCTTTATTACTTTTGATGAAAAAATAGAGCCGGCTGTTGCGGTAATAGAATCTAAAGAAGAAAGAAATGAAAACTTTTATAGACCGGTTGAAGATTTAGAACTTTCGGTTAGAAGTGCAAATTGCTTAAAGAATGCCAATATTCAGTATATTGGAGACTTAGTTTCTCGCACAGAAGGAGATATGCTAAGAACAAAAAACTTTGGTAAAAAATCTTTAAATGAAATTAAAGACACTTTAGTGGATATGGGTTTACATTTAGGAATGAAGGTAGAATGGCCTCCAAAAGATTGGGAAAAACCGTCTTAGTTTATATAATAAAAAAGTAGAGGAAAGGATAAAATGAGACATCGCGTAGTAAAAAACACTTTTGGAAGAAAAACAGGGCCTAGAAAAGCCTTAGTAAAAGGTTTGGTAACTTCTTTAGTGGAAAGAGAACGAATTCGTACTACCTTACCAAAAGCTAAAGAATTAAGAAGACATGTAGAACGAGCAGTAACTATTGGCAAGACAGCCACCTTACATGCTAGAAGAATTTTATTAAAAAAATACGCTAATAACACTCCTATGGTTTCAAAAATTATAGATATTATTTCGCCTCGTTTTAAAGATAGACCAGGCGGTTATACTCGTATTATCAAATTAGAAAATCGGCCAGGAGATAACTCAGAAATGGCCTTTATTGAGTTTGTAGATTACGACTATAATAAGCCAGGAGAGGCTTTAATACCTGCTCCTAGCTCTAAAGAAGTTGCTAAGCGTAACCTTAAAAAGCGCAAAGGCATTCGTAAAGTTCAAGAAAAATCTAGAATTATCAATCGCAAGTAATTTTTTTTACTTTTTAACTTCTTTAATCACTTTATAAGGGACATTAACATCCACTGCTTCTGCAGAACTGGCTTCAATATTAGTGGTGTTACTAGGCTTTTTAAAATCTTTTATTTTAGAGCCTACAAAAATACCAAATAAAAAAATTACCAGCAAGCTACTGGAAAAAAGAATAAATTTATTAAGTAACTTTATTTTATTATTAATTATTTTCATACAATATCCTTTACCA
This genomic interval carries:
- the rplQ gene encoding 50S ribosomal protein L17, producing the protein MRHRVVKNTFGRKTGPRKALVKGLVTSLVERERIRTTLPKAKELRRHVERAVTIGKTATLHARRILLKKYANNTPMVSKIIDIISPRFKDRPGGYTRIIKLENRPGDNSEMAFIEFVDYDYNKPGEALIPAPSSKEVAKRNLKKRKGIRKVQEKSRIINRK